In Clostridia bacterium, a genomic segment contains:
- a CDS encoding ATP-dependent DNA helicase RecQ — translation MMQLKQALEKYFGFKEFLPGQGEIIRAVLEQQHVLGVLPTGGGKSLCFQLPGLVLPGLTLVISPLVALMKDQVDGLHARSLYQATYLNSQLPWREYRERLWRLKQGAYKLVYLAPERLRSRYFLEAVRHRQVSLLVVDEAHCVSQWGHDFRPDYLWIPKFYRWLQGNPKLLALTATATPAVQQDILAKLEMENAYRVVGSSNRPNLFFSVQRVSQEGDKLVALKQMLAGQSGCGIIYGGTRRDCEFLAKWLQRELKLPAIYYHAGMKPEERTAAQERFVSGAVPLIVATNAFGMGINKEDIRFVIHYTIPGSLEAYYQEVGRAG, via the coding sequence GTGATGCAGCTGAAACAAGCGTTAGAGAAATACTTTGGCTTCAAAGAGTTTCTGCCGGGCCAAGGGGAGATTATCCGGGCGGTCTTGGAGCAACAGCATGTCCTGGGGGTCTTGCCCACCGGCGGGGGGAAATCCCTTTGCTTCCAGCTGCCGGGGCTGGTGCTGCCCGGCTTGACCCTGGTCATTTCGCCCCTGGTGGCTCTAATGAAAGATCAGGTAGACGGCCTGCATGCCCGGTCCCTGTATCAAGCTACATATTTAAACAGCCAGCTGCCGTGGCGGGAATACCGGGAACGGCTTTGGCGCCTTAAGCAGGGAGCCTACAAACTGGTCTACCTGGCTCCGGAACGCCTCCGGAGTCGTTATTTTTTGGAGGCCGTCCGGCACCGGCAGGTGTCCCTGCTGGTGGTGGATGAAGCCCATTGCGTGTCCCAGTGGGGCCATGATTTTCGCCCCGATTACCTGTGGATCCCGAAGTTCTACCGCTGGCTGCAGGGGAACCCCAAGCTTCTGGCCCTGACGGCCACCGCTACCCCGGCGGTGCAGCAAGACATCCTGGCCAAGCTGGAAATGGAAAACGCTTACCGGGTCGTCGGCTCCAGCAACCGGCCCAACTTGTTTTTCAGTGTCCAGCGGGTGTCCCAAGAGGGAGATAAGCTGGTGGCCCTGAAACAGATGCTGGCGGGCCAATCCGGCTGCGGCATTATTTACGGCGGTACCAGGCGGGATTGTGAGTTCCTGGCCAAGTGGCTGCAGCGGGAACTAAAGCTGCCGGCCATCTACTATCATGCCGGGATGAAGCCGGAGGAGAGGACTGCAGCTCAGGAGCGTTTCGTCAGCGGGGCGGTGCCCTTGATTGTGGCCACCAATGCCTTCGGCATGGGTATTAATAAGGAAGATATCCGGTTTGTCATCCACTATACGATCCCCGGGTCCTTGGAAGCCTATTATCAAGAAGTAGGGCGGGCGGGCC
- a CDS encoding L-lactate permease — MYALLAFLPILVCIILMAAFNWPAKRALPLSWLLCVIVALAAWKMDFHHVMAYSVFGFFKAIDVLIIIFGAILILNTLKTSGGMATINNGFMGISKDRRVQAIIIGFMFGAFIEGAAGFGTPAAVAGPLLVGLGFPPLAAAMVALIYNSVPVSFGAVGTPVFGAMSTLSGNLSTLGVNEEGFRLAFSQATALTHSSFGIFVPLLGLLFLTRFFGKERSFRPALEAAPFAIFAGLCFVVPYLLTAWFLGNEFPSLVGAIIGLAIVLLAAKNGFLVPKKAWDFPAESEWEANWRSTSSTGDTGEAKMSLVLAWTPYVLIALILVITRIPSLGLKGFLSGLTLTIPNVLGIEGLNYSLQYAYLPGTVPFILVALITHVLHKMSGEQVKTAWGNTFKQITGAAIALFFGVAMVQLMLNSNVNHAGLESMMTVMAKSAAAIAGNAFVFFSPFIGVLGAFISGSNTVSNILFASFQFETASILELPQVLIVGLQCVGGAVGNMICVNNVVAACATVGCIGAEGIIIRRNFIPCFIYAIVVAVFVAILISLGFNPFPIN, encoded by the coding sequence ATGTATGCCTTGCTTGCATTCCTGCCGATCCTCGTCTGTATCATTTTAATGGCAGCCTTTAACTGGCCGGCCAAAAGGGCGCTGCCCCTCTCTTGGCTCTTATGCGTCATTGTGGCCCTCGCTGCTTGGAAAATGGATTTCCACCATGTAATGGCTTATTCCGTATTTGGCTTTTTCAAAGCCATTGACGTGTTGATCATTATCTTCGGTGCTATTCTCATTCTTAATACCCTCAAAACTTCCGGTGGTATGGCCACCATTAACAACGGCTTCATGGGGATTTCCAAAGACCGCCGTGTACAAGCAATCATCATCGGTTTTATGTTCGGGGCATTCATCGAAGGCGCTGCCGGTTTCGGAACTCCCGCCGCCGTGGCAGGTCCCCTCTTGGTGGGTCTCGGTTTCCCGCCCCTGGCCGCAGCCATGGTAGCTTTGATTTATAACAGCGTACCCGTTTCCTTCGGAGCCGTCGGTACCCCCGTTTTCGGCGCCATGAGTACTCTCTCCGGCAACTTGTCCACATTGGGAGTCAATGAGGAAGGTTTCCGGCTGGCATTTTCCCAGGCCACCGCTCTTACCCACTCCTCTTTCGGTATTTTTGTACCGCTGCTGGGTTTGCTTTTCTTAACCAGGTTCTTCGGCAAAGAACGATCCTTCAGACCGGCACTGGAAGCGGCGCCCTTTGCCATCTTCGCCGGCCTGTGTTTCGTCGTTCCCTATCTTCTTACCGCCTGGTTTTTGGGCAACGAATTCCCGTCCCTGGTAGGTGCCATTATCGGCCTTGCGATAGTGCTGCTGGCAGCTAAGAACGGCTTCCTGGTACCGAAAAAGGCATGGGATTTCCCGGCGGAATCCGAGTGGGAAGCTAACTGGCGTTCCACCTCATCCACCGGTGATACCGGGGAAGCCAAAATGTCCCTGGTCCTGGCCTGGACTCCCTACGTGCTGATTGCGCTCATCCTGGTCATTACCCGCATCCCGTCCCTGGGACTGAAAGGGTTCCTGTCCGGTTTGACCCTGACCATCCCCAACGTGCTGGGCATTGAAGGACTGAACTATTCCTTACAATACGCTTACCTGCCCGGCACGGTACCGTTTATTCTGGTAGCTCTGATTACCCACGTGCTGCACAAGATGAGCGGCGAGCAAGTAAAAACCGCTTGGGGCAACACCTTTAAACAAATCACCGGTGCCGCCATCGCCCTGTTCTTCGGTGTAGCCATGGTGCAGTTGATGCTCAACTCCAATGTCAACCACGCCGGCCTGGAAAGTATGATGACCGTGATGGCGAAGTCTGCCGCCGCCATTGCCGGAAACGCCTTCGTGTTCTTCTCACCCTTCATCGGTGTACTGGGCGCCTTCATTTCCGGTTCCAACACGGTGTCCAATATCCTGTTCGCTTCCTTCCAGTTTGAAACCGCCAGCATCCTGGAACTGCCCCAGGTATTGATCGTAGGTCTGCAGTGCGTCGGCGGTGCCGTGGGTAACATGATCTGCGTGAACAACGTGGTGGCCGCCTGCGCCACCGTGGGATGTATCGGGGCCGAGGGGATTATCATCAGGAGAAACTTCATACCGTGTTTCATTTACGCCATTGTAGTGGCTGTGTTCGTGGCTATCCTGATCTCCCTGGGCTTCAATCCCTTCCCCATCAACTAA
- a CDS encoding alpha-hydroxy-acid oxidizing protein: MDLRSIREQAKVRLKGYCRVCPVCDGRACAGEVPGMGGTGTGAAFQANLEALKKYRLHMRTLHDAKDPDTGCCLFGEKLHTPILAAPMTGTIYNMGGVIPEREFLGMLITGSRQAGSIGFTGDAPDRYIFEAGLEAIKAEQGWGIPIIKPRAQEVLIRMVKEAEAAGALAVGVDVDGAGLITMALKGQPVGPKTMEELREIISATTLPFIVKGIMTVDEAVTAAMAGAKAIVVSNHGGRSLDHTPGAADVLPDIAREVGGRITILADGGVRSGVDALKLLALGADAVLVGRPLVIGAFGGGTAGVKFIIEKFTQELKQAMILTGCRSLADIDTRILYTG, from the coding sequence GTGGATTTAAGATCAATCCGGGAACAGGCAAAGGTGAGACTGAAGGGTTACTGCCGCGTGTGCCCGGTATGCGACGGGCGGGCTTGTGCCGGCGAAGTACCCGGCATGGGCGGCACCGGTACGGGAGCTGCCTTTCAAGCCAACCTGGAAGCCCTGAAAAAGTACCGCCTCCACATGCGCACCTTACATGATGCCAAGGATCCTGACACCGGTTGTTGCTTATTTGGAGAAAAACTGCACACACCCATCCTGGCCGCTCCTATGACCGGCACCATCTATAACATGGGCGGCGTCATCCCCGAAAGAGAATTTCTCGGCATGCTGATCACCGGCAGCCGGCAAGCCGGCAGCATCGGTTTTACCGGCGACGCTCCGGACCGCTATATTTTCGAAGCCGGTTTGGAGGCCATCAAAGCGGAACAGGGCTGGGGTATTCCTATCATTAAACCCCGGGCCCAGGAAGTCCTGATCCGGATGGTGAAAGAAGCGGAAGCCGCCGGGGCCCTGGCGGTCGGGGTGGACGTGGACGGGGCCGGGCTCATCACCATGGCCTTGAAAGGCCAGCCGGTGGGGCCTAAAACCATGGAAGAGCTGAGGGAGATTATCTCAGCCACCACCCTGCCCTTTATCGTAAAAGGCATCATGACGGTGGATGAAGCAGTCACCGCTGCCATGGCCGGAGCCAAAGCCATTGTGGTTTCCAACCATGGAGGCCGCTCCTTGGACCACACCCCGGGAGCCGCCGACGTGCTGCCGGACATCGCTAGGGAAGTGGGCGGCCGAATTACCATCCTGGCTGACGGCGGGGTGCGCTCCGGTGTAGATGCCCTGAAACTGCTGGCTTTAGGGGCGGACGCCGTGCTGGTAGGCAGGCCCCTCGTCATCGGAGCCTTTGGCGGCGGTACGGCAGGTGTGAAGTTCATCATCGAAAAGTTCACCCAGGAACTGAAGCAGGCCATGATTCTCACGGGCTGTCGTTCTCTGGCCGACATCGATACCCGCATTCTGTACACAGGTTAA
- a CDS encoding FAD-binding protein — protein sequence MSKEQVIQELKQALGPENVITEQEDLVCYSFDATPDVPNPLPDAVVTPGSTEEVVKVVNIARKYKTPIYPRGSGTNLCGDTVPLKGGIVLSLLKMNKILEIDAENLVAVVQPGVIIQDLNNAVAPYGLIYPPDPGTVTTATMGGSVAECSGGLRGLKYGVTKDYVMGLEVVLPNGKTARFGGKTVKNVTGYDMVKLFVGSEGTLGIITEIIVKLIPAPETKASMLAVFNSLEDAGNTIREIIASKVIPATLEIMDQVTIRTVENYAKVGLPTDAKAILLIEVDGIPEVVAREAEAVEKVVQQNNGKIQRAKDDRERESIWTARRAALPALAQFKPTTVLEDATVPRSKITEMLLFVEDIAKKYNLHIGTFGHAGDGNLHPTILTDARDQEEMERVHKAIDEIFAKAVELGGTLSGEHGIGMAKAKYMPLEFSEASLEAMRAIKNALDPEGLFNPGKLLS from the coding sequence ATGTCCAAAGAACAAGTGATTCAAGAACTGAAACAGGCCTTGGGTCCGGAAAACGTCATCACTGAACAGGAAGACCTGGTCTGTTATTCCTTTGATGCTACTCCCGACGTGCCCAACCCGCTGCCCGATGCGGTGGTAACCCCCGGCAGCACGGAAGAAGTAGTCAAAGTGGTCAACATCGCCCGCAAGTACAAGACCCCTATTTACCCGCGGGGTTCCGGCACCAACCTGTGCGGTGACACGGTACCCTTAAAAGGCGGCATTGTCCTTTCCCTCTTGAAAATGAACAAGATCTTGGAAATTGATGCGGAAAACCTTGTCGCCGTGGTACAGCCGGGCGTCATCATTCAGGACCTGAACAACGCCGTCGCACCCTACGGCTTAATTTATCCCCCCGACCCGGGTACAGTCACCACCGCCACCATGGGCGGGAGCGTGGCGGAATGCTCCGGAGGACTGCGGGGCCTTAAGTACGGGGTGACCAAGGACTATGTGATGGGCCTGGAAGTGGTCCTGCCCAACGGCAAAACAGCCCGCTTCGGCGGCAAAACGGTGAAAAACGTCACCGGCTATGATATGGTGAAGCTCTTTGTCGGTTCCGAGGGCACCCTGGGCATCATCACGGAAATCATCGTGAAACTGATCCCCGCCCCGGAAACCAAGGCCTCCATGCTGGCCGTTTTCAACAGCCTGGAAGATGCCGGGAACACCATTAGAGAAATCATCGCCAGCAAAGTGATCCCGGCCACCCTGGAAATCATGGACCAGGTCACCATCCGCACGGTGGAAAACTACGCCAAAGTAGGCCTGCCCACCGATGCGAAAGCCATCCTCCTCATCGAAGTAGACGGGATACCCGAGGTAGTAGCCCGGGAAGCGGAAGCGGTGGAAAAAGTGGTGCAGCAGAACAACGGTAAGATCCAGCGGGCCAAGGACGACCGGGAGCGGGAAAGCATCTGGACCGCCCGCCGGGCGGCATTACCGGCCTTGGCCCAGTTCAAACCCACCACGGTATTGGAAGACGCCACCGTGCCGCGGAGCAAGATCACGGAAATGCTGCTTTTCGTGGAAGATATAGCGAAAAAGTACAACTTGCACATTGGTACCTTCGGCCATGCCGGGGACGGCAACTTGCATCCCACCATTCTCACCGATGCCAGGGATCAGGAAGAAATGGAACGGGTGCACAAGGCCATCGATGAAATCTTCGCCAAGGCGGTGGAACTGGGCGGCACCCTTTCCGGGGAGCACGGGATTGGCATGGCCAAAGCGAAGTACATGCCGTTAGAATTCAGTGAAGCCAGCCTGGAAGCCATGCGCGCCATTAAGAACGCCTTAGATCCGGAAGGGCTGTTTAACCCCGGCAAACTTCTTTCTTAA
- a CDS encoding (Fe-S)-binding protein, whose protein sequence is MKCGNCQAVCPLYKETKAEGTVARGKVKLTEAVLENKLPYSHKLAKIFEMCLQCKACAAICPCGVEPDKIVLAARAKLVQERGLPTVKKMIFKVLSNPGLFKTGLAVGARTQGLFFKQREDGQSTRVPISGIVLRRVIPKLAVPSFLGRVPENNTFPGATKTIAFFSGCTTNFAYPGVGSALIEVMKRNNINVIVPKAQHCCGLPVLMHGDVETATQMAKSSVDIFSKYDVDAIITVCGTCGESFRVHYPELLQNDPEYYAKAKALSEKTYDFAQYLVDVVGLDPAKLGPVDATVTYHVPCHIGRSMKAKDQQLNIINSIPGVKYHPMRDPDRCCGGAGSFSLTHYDLSYDILKHKLDDIAFTDADYVITGCGSCRMQLNDGIAQEKMTQKVMHTVELLAQSYQNAK, encoded by the coding sequence ATGAAATGCGGCAACTGCCAAGCTGTTTGCCCTTTATACAAGGAAACTAAAGCCGAAGGAACGGTGGCCCGGGGCAAAGTGAAACTGACGGAAGCGGTCCTGGAAAACAAGCTGCCGTACAGCCACAAACTGGCCAAGATCTTTGAAATGTGCTTGCAGTGTAAAGCCTGCGCCGCCATCTGCCCCTGCGGCGTGGAGCCGGACAAAATCGTGCTGGCCGCCCGCGCCAAACTAGTGCAGGAGCGAGGTTTACCGACGGTGAAGAAAATGATTTTCAAAGTTTTGTCCAACCCCGGCTTGTTTAAAACAGGTCTGGCCGTGGGTGCCCGGACCCAGGGGCTGTTCTTCAAGCAAAGGGAAGACGGCCAAAGCACCCGGGTTCCTATCAGCGGTATCGTGCTCAGAAGGGTCATCCCGAAACTGGCTGTCCCTTCTTTCCTAGGGAGGGTGCCGGAAAACAACACCTTTCCCGGCGCCACCAAGACCATCGCCTTCTTCTCCGGGTGCACCACCAACTTTGCCTATCCCGGTGTAGGCAGCGCCCTTATTGAAGTTATGAAGCGCAACAACATCAATGTCATCGTGCCGAAAGCCCAGCACTGCTGCGGTTTACCCGTCTTAATGCACGGCGACGTGGAAACGGCCACCCAAATGGCCAAGTCCAGCGTGGATATCTTCAGCAAGTACGACGTGGATGCCATCATTACCGTTTGCGGCACTTGCGGCGAATCATTCAGAGTCCATTACCCGGAATTATTGCAAAATGATCCCGAATACTATGCCAAGGCCAAGGCCCTGTCGGAAAAAACTTATGACTTCGCCCAGTATCTAGTGGACGTCGTCGGCCTGGATCCCGCCAAACTCGGCCCCGTGGACGCTACCGTTACCTACCACGTGCCGTGCCACATCGGCCGCAGCATGAAGGCCAAAGACCAGCAGCTTAACATCATCAACAGCATCCCGGGGGTGAAATATCACCCCATGCGAGACCCCGACCGCTGCTGCGGTGGCGCCGGTTCTTTCAGCTTGACCCATTACGATTTATCCTACGACATCCTGAAGCATAAACTGGACGATATCGCCTTTACCGACGCCGATTATGTCATCACCGGGTGCGGTTCCTGCCGCATGCAGTTGAATGACGGGATTGCGCAGGAAAAAATGACTCAAAAAGTGA